In Flavobacterium sp. WV_118_3, one DNA window encodes the following:
- a CDS encoding S24 family peptidase, giving the protein MSLPIENQRIKEIIKYYCNGNELQFSREIGVSQPRINRLFSIDSRSNKYPLVSFEITQAIINKFVDVSADWIMTGKGEMLKSKRGEQIENASVFKLKSDRTIKNQAIPLYNIEASAGIVTLFSDSSEAKPVDYIQIPNLPKCDGAIYVTGDSMYPLLKSGDIIMYKQVHNIRENIFFGEMYLISFNVEGDEMVTVKYVQKSDRGDDFIKLVSQNKYHHDKDIQIANISAMALVKASIRINSMS; this is encoded by the coding sequence ATGTCATTACCTATTGAAAATCAAAGAATTAAGGAGATAATAAAATATTATTGCAACGGTAATGAATTGCAATTTAGCAGGGAAATAGGCGTAAGTCAACCTAGAATTAATCGATTGTTTAGCATTGATTCGAGAAGCAATAAATACCCACTTGTTTCATTCGAAATAACACAAGCGATTATAAACAAGTTTGTAGATGTTTCCGCGGATTGGATCATGACTGGCAAAGGAGAAATGTTAAAAAGCAAAAGGGGTGAACAAATTGAGAACGCCTCTGTTTTTAAACTAAAATCCGACAGAACAATTAAAAATCAAGCAATCCCACTTTACAATATAGAGGCTTCGGCAGGAATAGTTACTTTGTTTAGCGATTCCTCAGAAGCTAAACCGGTCGATTATATTCAAATTCCTAATTTACCGAAGTGCGATGGAGCTATCTATGTGACTGGAGACTCAATGTATCCACTTTTAAAGAGCGGAGATATAATCATGTATAAGCAGGTTCATAATATCCGAGAAAATATATTTTTTGGTGAAATGTACCTAATCAGTTTCAACGTGGAGGGGGACGAAATGGTTACAGTTAAGTATGTGCAAAAGAGCGATCGAGGAGATGATTTCATAAAGCTGGTCAGTCAAAATAAATACCATCACGACAAGGATATACAAATAGCCAATATTAGCGCGATGGCATTAGTCAAAGCTAGTATCCGAATAAACTCTATGAGTTAA
- a CDS encoding S24 family peptidase — translation MTDFFERLDKYIDFKGLNDNKLTKISGLSNGLIGKARKRGFLSLDNVSKLLFSCEDLNAHWLLTGHGEMINNTEFKNIKPKTLPERNVLDVFSQIANSEGITIYKLEQKIGASKGVLSKAIANSTDIQCKWLIKLVETFPQYNPNWILTGKGEMTTNEELKQSLEKKNNIKERVLYFAKKQNISIEFFLKSIDMTYGSFKGKAKEGSLNSDAIEKILINYPDISIEWLLTGNGDMKKNISTNVFKSKSDHLVDNQAIPLYNIEASAGIVALFNDSYENEPVNHIQIPNLPKCDGAIYITGDSMYPLLKSGDIIMYKQVHNIRESIFFGEMYLISFKTESDEMITIKYVQKSDRGDDFVKLVSQNTNYDDKDISIANINAMALVKASIRINSMS, via the coding sequence ATGACCGATTTTTTCGAAAGACTGGATAAATACATTGATTTCAAAGGGCTAAATGATAATAAGCTAACTAAAATTAGCGGCCTATCAAACGGCCTGATAGGAAAAGCAAGAAAAAGAGGTTTTTTATCATTAGACAACGTGTCTAAATTGTTGTTTTCATGCGAAGACCTCAATGCACATTGGCTGCTAACTGGACATGGAGAGATGATAAATAATACAGAATTCAAAAATATCAAACCAAAGACCTTACCCGAGAGAAACGTGTTAGACGTTTTTTCACAAATAGCCAACAGCGAAGGCATTACAATTTACAAGCTTGAACAAAAAATTGGAGCAAGCAAGGGGGTTCTGTCCAAGGCTATAGCTAACAGCACAGACATTCAGTGTAAGTGGCTGATTAAACTTGTCGAAACCTTTCCTCAATATAACCCTAACTGGATATTAACCGGAAAAGGAGAAATGACTACCAATGAGGAGCTTAAACAGTCCTTAGAGAAAAAAAATAACATCAAAGAAAGGGTGCTGTATTTTGCCAAAAAGCAAAATATTAGTATAGAGTTTTTCCTGAAGTCTATAGATATGACCTATGGTAGTTTTAAAGGAAAAGCTAAAGAGGGGAGTTTAAATTCCGATGCTATAGAGAAGATTTTGATAAATTATCCTGATATAAGTATCGAATGGCTGCTAACCGGTAACGGAGATATGAAAAAAAACATTTCTACAAATGTTTTTAAATCAAAATCAGATCACCTAGTTGACAACCAGGCAATACCGCTATACAATATAGAAGCTTCCGCTGGGATAGTTGCTTTATTTAATGACTCGTATGAAAACGAGCCGGTCAATCATATCCAAATCCCCAACTTGCCAAAGTGCGACGGCGCAATTTACATAACCGGCGATTCTATGTACCCGCTCTTAAAAAGTGGAGATATAATCATGTACAAACAGGTTCATAATATCCGGGAAAGTATATTTTTTGGCGAAATGTACCTAATCAGCTTTAAGACGGAAAGCGACGAGATGATTACGATTAAGTACGTACAAAAGAGCGACCGCGGAGACGATTTTGTAAAATTGGTAAGTCAAAATACAAATTACGACGACAAGGATATATCAATTGCTAATATTAATGCCATGGCGCTAGTCAAAGCAAGTATCCGGATTAATTCCATGAGTTGA
- a CDS encoding sulfite exporter TauE/SafE family protein translates to MPQEVFYLILFLVAFLYASVGHGGASGYLALMALYGITPAEMKPTALILNLFVSLTSFIQYHKRGYFLKKIFLPIASASIPMAFIGGMIHLEATLYKRILGFLLLFPILRFFFFKNTPDTHLKPCNRTVAIITGGSIGLFSGMIGIGGGIILSPILLLLQWTNQKQTAAISAAFIFVNSLAGLAGMLTQEVSITTDMTFYIIIAFTGGMLGAYLGARKFNQDALKYLLVTVLVMASYKLLFTTA, encoded by the coding sequence ATGCCACAGGAAGTTTTTTATCTTATCCTATTCCTCGTTGCCTTTTTATATGCATCGGTTGGACATGGCGGTGCCAGTGGCTATCTCGCGTTAATGGCGTTATATGGTATTACTCCGGCAGAAATGAAACCAACCGCACTTATTTTAAACCTTTTTGTATCACTCACTTCTTTTATCCAATATCACAAACGGGGTTATTTTCTAAAAAAAATATTTCTTCCCATTGCCAGCGCTTCCATCCCAATGGCCTTTATTGGCGGTATGATTCACTTAGAAGCAACACTCTACAAACGCATACTTGGTTTTTTATTGTTATTTCCAATTCTGCGTTTTTTCTTTTTTAAAAACACGCCTGATACACATCTAAAACCGTGCAATCGGACTGTAGCGATTATAACCGGAGGTAGCATCGGACTGTTTTCCGGAATGATTGGTATTGGCGGCGGCATCATTTTATCACCTATTTTACTGTTATTACAGTGGACCAACCAAAAACAAACCGCAGCCATTAGTGCTGCTTTTATATTTGTAAACTCCCTCGCCGGACTGGCCGGAATGCTCACTCAGGAGGTTTCCATTACAACCGACATGACTTTTTATATCATTATTGCTTTTACCGGAGGAATGTTGGGTGCTTATCTAGGTGCCCGAAAATTCAATCAGGACGCATTAAAATATCTGCTTGTCACAGTATTGGTAATGGCTTCCTACAAATTATTATTCACAACCGCATAA